A window of Salvia splendens isolate huo1 chromosome 8, SspV2, whole genome shotgun sequence genomic DNA:
TTTTTGCACGAGGAGATCGACTAATGTTTGATTTcatgaaattagggtttgggttTACTATTAAATCCATTGTAAAAGCTGCTCTGGTAATTTATTGCGAAAAttcaaatcttgaaatctaGGGGTTCGTGGTGTTACGTGAAGCAGTTAACTTTACCGTccacaaaaataattttatacatACACAATACTGGTTTTGTTACAGTATTTAAATCCATTGATTTGTGCTCATCTTTCAATTCATTGCCGTTTTGGGCGGATGATTTTGCTTATTTTTTCTGTCTTTACTTAAGCTTTGAGCCACATGATTCAACAGTGATTTCCATGTCTATTTACTGTACCTTTGTCACTCaattctttctctctcaatcaTCTTTCTCTTTCTTGCTTGAGACTCGGATTTCTCAAAATTATCTTGTGATTACTTTTCCTGAAATtgctcctctctctctctctctctacaacaTGTGAgcactccaaattcgtcactgctTCTTCTTCAAGTGAGCTTCTTTTCAGGCTCTATTTTCAGCTTTGTTAGTGATACCGTTTCTTCTTCATGCAGGATTGAAAGATGACCTAATAATTGTTGGTGGATATGAACAGCTTAAGGCCTGAGCTCCACATCGCGCAGCAAAGCCGTCGAGACAAGTTGCGAATTCAGCAAGACACCTATTTCCCTCACGATATTCTAAGCTACGATGCGTCGGAGATGATCAATTTCTCTGTCAATCCGCTGCTCAACACGGGCCTCCTCAAGCGGCCCGAAGAGGCCCCCTTTCCTACCACTGTCGCTGCCACTGACGCACAATACTTTAGCACTTGGAAAACCATCGGCGGCTCACAAGATTGGGTGGCTAATCACTCCTCAATTTACAATTCTACTAATCCTATTTCGGCGCTGAATGTGAAGCCTAATTATCAAGGGTATGATCAAGAGCTGCATCCGTCTCTGGCTAATTCTGACATAAACGGCGCCTCCTCCATTTACCAGAATATTGCGTTGCAAGACATCGAACTCGCCTCTCTCCGCCACAAGAGCTCAGTGGAAACCGGCCACGGTTCGCCCTGGGTGGTTGGTGGGAACAGCTCCAGCCAATGGTGCGGCGAGCTCGATTTCTCTCGCTCCAACGCTCAAGCTCTCTCGCTCTCGCTCTCGTCCTTTCCACCTCCGAAAGTTCACGAGACTCAGATTGCTGAGAGGGGTTTGCTGCAAACGAGAGGTGTCTGTGGAAGTAGTAATGATCAGGATTTAAGAACTTGGAAGCCGGAGATGCTGTTGCCTCCGATTAATCAAAATGTGTCTAGCGGTAGTAGAGCTCCCGGGGCGCAGGGTTTGACTCATCGGAACCCTGGCCCGTTGGGTCCGTTCACCGGATACGCGACCATTCTCCGGAGCTCGAGGTTCTTGAGGCCGGCACAGCAGATGTTGGAGGAGCTCTGCTGCATTGCCGGACCTAAAGATGACGAAATTTGCGATGTTTCTGATGAGATTTTGGACGAGGCTAGGGTTTCCAGTGAAGGTGCTACTAACAATAACGAGCATTCCATGGGGGCGTTCGTGTTCGATGGTTCTAGTGGTAAGAGCCAGGAGGCCGGGGGTACGAGCTGCTCGTTGGATGCTCATCGGCCGGAGAATCATCAGAGGAAGGCGAAGCTGTTGTTTATGAAGGATGAGGTTGGTAAATGTTTGTAGGGACTTAATTATGCTTTTTAGTTGGATGTTGGTGTTACAAGTTTTATTATTAGCATGCATGTGATCTTGAAAATTTGATTGCTACCTCATCTGCCATTATTGATGTATGTAGGTGATTAATTAAGACTTTGTGTCTTAAAGATAGGTCATGCTTTAATACTAAGAAAATCATCAAAACTGATATTGAAAATGACTTATGGTTGCCTTGTACTTTTACTTAGGCGATAGATAATACAGTATGAATTTCTAAACTTGGCCATATACTACTTGGTGTTCTTGGATTTTAAGAGTCACTTTGTTGAAGTACTTCTAAATTCATAAATTTCCAAATTTTTGTTCCTAGTACATGTTTTGTTTGTCCTATAATAAACTCTTTTGGTTTCTGTTGATGTGTCTTTGTCAATTTTGGTACTAATTCAATTATTTCACTAGTGTGATTTTCTTAAGATGTGGCATTTGACTATTATGCGAAGACATAGTTTTCATAATTCTTTTGctatattttagacaattttttGGGTTATTGCATAAGTGAGTACTTTTAAAATCTTATTCGATTTAATAATTTCTGTAGAGTTTAATTTCTACGTTCATTCACTTACATTATTTCAATCTTAAGATTATAGATTTGTCCAAACATGATTCAGTTCTATATATGCGTTTGACTTCAAATATTTGCAATTGTAATTGATTTTACGTTAGGGATCTTTAGTTGTCTCTATTTTCCCATCAGATACATTCATTAATCCATTTTCTTGCTTCTCCCCAGAGTTGATTCTTGGAGACGTCAATTTAGACCTTAGTTAGGTAAAAACATGACAATGCACGAGGCAGTAAATATTGCAATGCATGCAGGAGAATGTGGGACATaacttcaattttaatttttgaatttctcAAAAACTATGACATGCATGTGACTTGTCTATATTAAACTGTAAAGCTTTTGCATATGATGAGACATTTTAGTTGTCTTTTCTTCTCTTCCCTACCCTTAAATAGTATGCTAATTTGTTAGGTCAAAGTGTTGTTAAAAGCTTTAACAATTAAACAACTTTTGTTTGGTGATTAGttgctttatttttttcaaataccTAGCAGCTGGCATATCTATCTTGATCATGTTTTTGGCCGATTGTGCAAGTGGTGGTACAATAAACTTAAAGCTTTTTCTTAATTGAAATACTACTGTTATTCGATTCTCTCTagctaggcatgcacaaaccgaatcGAACCGTTCGTAACCCGGAACCGGCCGCGGCTGTTCGAACCGCTGGACGGTTCGGTTTAGGTTCACGATTTTTAGAAactcgaaccgccggttcaacagTTCGAACCGAcagttcaaataaaaataatatttattatttatataaattaatttttatattaaaaaattatttttcacaaaacaataaatataaaaattttatagtatcccatatttatttgtttgggcCTCAGAATTCTAAGAAACCATTCTAAGAAattattcttggttgtttctcttttataaatacgtccttgaatattttatgtttcactttcgatgcaGGATAAAGTATattgaagtatttttttataactatatgtttagatcattcattaatctttttccaatgtagAAGAcaactttctttattttttacattttattatttagtatttttatatttatttttgtcataattccttttctaagacaaatttatagttAATAATAACATTAACTAGAATAGTCTAGttagaatagtttaattaaatttgaatgtggtatgttgctcataatttgtatatttatagaacgTGGAtatgttcaaataattggatttaaatatAGGTATGTTATTCATTTTTCTCAATGTATGGATTAAAATGTGCAAACGCCTAAActcttggcgggccggttcaggttcatgatttttttgAACCGTGAAACGCCGGTTCCCCGAACCGGtggtttttgaaccgtgtgcatgtCTATATCTAGCATTTACCCTTCCCTAATTAGATGTGTCACCTATTTATTATCGAAGGGACAAATAGTTTATGTTCCTCCATTTTGTACAAGGTTTGCAAAAGGTATAAACAGTATCACCAGCAGATGCAAATGGTGGTGTCATCTTTTGAATCAGTGGCCGGCCTCAGTGCTGCCACTCCTTATGTGTCGTTAGCCCTAAAGATGATTGCCAAGCATTTCCGGTGTTTGATGAATGCGATAATGGACCAGCTCAAGAGCATAAAAAATGTGCTGAGGGATGAGTTCTCGTCCCCGTCTGCTGCCACAGCCGGAAACAAGGGCGATGCCAATGCTTCGGGGTTGAAGTTTTTCGATCGAAGCTTTCAAAAGCAGAAAGGGGCAGGGAATATTGGCATTCTTGAAAACCAGCATATCTGGAGGCCTCAGCGAGGCCTACCAGAACGTGCAGTTTCTGTTTTGAGAGCGTGGTTGTTCGATCATTTTCTTCATCCGTAagaccctctctctctcttctctcttaagCTGTACATCAGTACATCTGACATTTTTACTAACTTGAGTTTTCTTATATATGTGAAGGTATCCTACAGACACTGACAAGCATATGTTGGCCACGCAGACCGGCCTTACTCGAAACCAGGTCTTTTTATTTCCGCCTTTTTAAATAAATGTGTCTTTTCTATGATAGGTGTTAATTAAAAATGAGGgtagttttttaaaaataacaaaatcctACCAATTAGATCATTTTTAGATCGATATAGTTCGTAAGAGTTCATATCCTTCGTGTGAGAACAAAAACGATCTTAAAATGGCCTAATTTTGTCTCTAGTTATGCATCAGAATTGGGTTATTTTTTCATCACTACTCTAACAAATGAACCTCAATTCTGTAATAACTCTATTGACCTTGGTAAATAACTCAGGTTTCCAACTGGTTTATCAACGCTCGTGTTCGTATATGGAAGCCGATGGTCGAAGAGATACACATGCTCGAAACCAAAGTATCTGATAATGTTGGGAAAAGTAGTAATGGCAAAACTGCAGTCGAAGGTTGCAGTCAAGACGACGACAGCAGCCAATCTTTGAACCGGCTGAGATTGCATGTTGTCCCAGACAAGCAGGGCGAATGCTCGGGTTTTGGCCCTCCCGGGCAGGAGGGGGATAAGTTTAAGGCGAGCATGTGGAATCAAGAGAAACGTTCAAGAATCGAATACCACGTCCAGGGCAGCGTTGATGGGCCAATGATGAGGTTCATGCCGTCTCACGGAAGTGGCATTGAGGGGAGCGGGATAGGGTCGGTGTCGCTGACTTTGGGTCTCAGGCAAAGCCCGGAAGGCAGTCAGCTGCCTCCGACGCAGCAGGAGAGACATATGAGGCATTATGGAGGTCAGATAATTCGAGACTTTGTTGGCTGATGATGTTGAAATTTAAATCTTTGATGTAGACTTTGGGGAAATTAATTAAGGtagaaataaattatttagaCGACAAACGAAGATGGTGAGATTTGGGAAAATGGAAAGTAGGATAAGCAAAATACCTCTGCGAAATGTAGGAAAGAACATTTCAACGTAGTGGCGGTGTTTTGTATTGGAAAACCGTTTCTTTCGGCTATAAAATATGGTGGGATTTGTTACATATTTTTTTGTATCGTCTATTcgtgttatatttttaatttttttttgtcgttTTCTGATTTTTCATTAGACTCTTTGGTGTGTCGCTACACTTTTAGGAGCTTTTCTGTCGTATAAACAAAAACTTTATGCCCAAATCAGTTATACTCCAGACATGGTTAAAATACTTCTGTTCGTTCGGTCCATCAATGGGAGTTGATGGAGTTCTATTGTACTAATAAATATAGAATTAATTAGATAGATAAAACATAAATCGAGTATTTAACATATAAGGTCTAAAATACAGGATTTGAGGGCATTTTGGTCTATAAAAAAATTTGAGGGCATTGCTAAGTATTTTTTCTGGGGACAGCATGTGTTCGAACTTCGAACTCAATAGTACCATGCTCGTTTATTTTTGCTTTAGAGCAtgaataaccccgtccccaGTTCTGGCCCCAAGTCTCCTCCatgtcatcattcctctacagttgcggctcaggccccaactgctctaaccctgcaggccgcaactaataaatgacattatTTACAACTTCAAAATATGTAACTTgtaaacgcaattcgttgaaaaattaaaaccgggaaaatgcattgttcattagaaattaacattacattactaagcgaagcaaatttaaaatactagaaacccggaccacgactactacttcttcatttgggcgcgaaggtaggcgatcatctcacggtgcaactcgagatCGAACTCCGACATCGTCGAAGTATCCTTtgatgtcaactccgtcagctggctcatctgCCATGTAACACTCATCTCCGACAAAGATtcggacatcttatccagagacggattgatcggcggtggcaccatagcggagttgctcgcagttgcctccccctttgctttcctcttggcctcctttgttcccatcgggcggctctgaatgctaggagaggagcCGAAGACGgcgtcgtccgtcacgttgaggtcgatcgtcggacctccttcgctcgaagagtagtttccggaggcggaaactttggttctcttcacCGCCCCAGTTGCCGTCAGCTCGGCACCGCTGGTGTACgtcgggctcttctcgacgagcttccaaatctcgaagtacttgaaggctttcttcccgtcagtgaagaatgcatccttcgccttctcgacgaggtccgcctcgctgtgcccgctcggccacatccggactacgttggcccactttccattccactttctcatatccgcctggacccggccccaatgcttgcgcaacttcacgtagctacgctcgatcgaCCCTTTAGGACGGACAACGTTATACTTCACGGCAATCCACTCCCAGAAAGCCTTGCTGGTCTGCTGGTTGCCAATGATAGGATCCTCGTCGACGTCGAcgtagttcctcgcaagccacattgtctcttCCGGACTGTACTTCTTCTGCCCATCCTCCTCGCCGACCTTGCCCCTTGCCCGGCTCTTGGGCGGCCTCCATCTCACTGAGCTCGAACTCTTCGATGTTGACCGGCGATGTTACGTcgacgttgctaccgactcccaGACTAGGCGTCGGCTGCGATGGTGGCGACCCCGGTATGTACCAATTCTGCGAGTTAACGAACTCGTCCATCTGACGTTCatcgctgttgaaccaatccattgacGCCGAAACAAATGGTATAATAGAGGATTGAAATGTAATGCACGTAAGAGTGATGCACAAAaggctcgtatttatagacacaaaatttcgaatttaaaaaaaaggttaCGGCCCGGCCCGAACACAAATAACCCTGGGCTGGGCCGCAACGCGT
This region includes:
- the LOC121745020 gene encoding BEL1-like homeodomain protein 8 isoform X2; the protein is MNSLRPELHIAQQSRRDKLRIQQDTYFPHDILSYDASEMINFSVNPLLNTGLLKRPEEAPFPTTVAATDAQYFSTWKTIGGSQDWVANHSSIYNSTNPISALNVKPNYQGYDQELHPSLANSDINGASSIYQNIALQDIELASLRHKSSVETGHGSPWVVGGNSSSQWCGELDFSRSNAQALSLSLSSFPPPKVHETQIAERGLLQTRGVCGSSNDQDLRTWKPEMLLPPINQNVSSGSRAPGAQGLTHRNPGPLGPFTGYATILRSSRFLRPAQQMLEELCCIAGPKDDEICDVSDEILDEARVSSEGATNNNEHSMGAFVFDGSSGKSQEAGGTSCSLDAHRPENHQRKAKLLFMKDELKSIKNVLRDEFSSPSAATAGNKGDANASGLKFFDRSFQKQKGAGNIGILENQHIWRPQRGLPERAVSVLRAWLFDHFLHPYPTDTDKHMLATQTGLTRNQVSNWFINARVRIWKPMVEEIHMLETKVSDNVGKSSNGKTAVEGCSQDDDSSQSLNRLRLHVVPDKQGECSGFGPPGQEGDKFKASMWNQEKRSRIEYHVQGSVDGPMMRFMPSHGSGIEGSGIGSVSLTLGLRQSPEGSQLPPTQQERHMRHYGGQIIRDFVG
- the LOC121745020 gene encoding BEL1-like homeodomain protein 8 isoform X1, with protein sequence MNSLRPELHIAQQSRRDKLRIQQDTYFPHDILSYDASEMINFSVNPLLNTGLLKRPEEAPFPTTVAATDAQYFSTWKTIGGSQDWVANHSSIYNSTNPISALNVKPNYQGYDQELHPSLANSDINGASSIYQNIALQDIELASLRHKSSVETGHGSPWVVGGNSSSQWCGELDFSRSNAQALSLSLSSFPPPKVHETQIAERGLLQTRGVCGSSNDQDLRTWKPEMLLPPINQNVSSGSRAPGAQGLTHRNPGPLGPFTGYATILRSSRFLRPAQQMLEELCCIAGPKDDEICDVSDEILDEARVSSEGATNNNEHSMGAFVFDGSSGKSQEAGGTSCSLDAHRPENHQRKAKLLFMKDEVCKRYKQYHQQMQMVVSSFESVAGLSAATPYVSLALKMIAKHFRCLMNAIMDQLKSIKNVLRDEFSSPSAATAGNKGDANASGLKFFDRSFQKQKGAGNIGILENQHIWRPQRGLPERAVSVLRAWLFDHFLHPYPTDTDKHMLATQTGLTRNQVSNWFINARVRIWKPMVEEIHMLETKVSDNVGKSSNGKTAVEGCSQDDDSSQSLNRLRLHVVPDKQGECSGFGPPGQEGDKFKASMWNQEKRSRIEYHVQGSVDGPMMRFMPSHGSGIEGSGIGSVSLTLGLRQSPEGSQLPPTQQERHMRHYGGQIIRDFVG